From Bacillota bacterium, the proteins below share one genomic window:
- a CDS encoding FAD-dependent oxidoreductase yields MAYLTPCSYGCPVKTNVPGYVDSIINGDYAEAFKIIKENNPFPSVCAWVCPHPCEDNCRRAKVDAPVNIRALKRFAVEKGKKSKYPQRARNCFDKKGSIPGGDIAIIGAGPSGLTAAHDLVQRGFTVTVFDRHDEPGGHFFASIPVFRLPREVLSGDIAMLQESGVDIRCGFEVGKDAGLEELRRKYRAVVLAVGMQESKMLPIPGGEHPAVLPALPFLQRANSGNPMPVGRSVIVIGGGDVAMDVARTALRQGVSEANVVCLESPEEMPAHAWEVQEAREEGVRLYTGLGPKEILFSRDEGVQGLEVQKVLRVFDEEGRFNPCFDTGQTKVINGDNVIVSVGQAASLSCVRGRLQLDSRGNLMVDRDTLAASEDGFFACGEVAQGPGAAVSAIASGHKVAESIAAYLSKTGPRKPKAIAVIGNLPDKVSKHIITHKRRNLKHLKPETRVKSFGVFEMGFNEENALTEASRCLRCGLGAEVDISRCIGCLTCQRICPYGVPAVESKASISPDICQACGMCAAACPAGAITIPGLKRESDGDSYDRFSNPANPPLVIYACRKTVGRKIVPGTVTGYPVLNNAVIRVLPCIGALRKDTLLTNFARGIWGVALISCSEGCTSGSLYTAGRDAEFKASLTLLGEIGIDTGRLAHLNAENQESVINKLTDFAQKVATIGSLW; encoded by the coding sequence TTGGCTTATTTAACACCATGCAGTTATGGGTGTCCGGTGAAAACAAATGTACCCGGTTACGTTGATAGCATCATTAATGGTGATTATGCTGAAGCCTTCAAAATAATAAAAGAAAACAACCCTTTCCCTTCCGTATGTGCCTGGGTATGTCCCCATCCATGCGAGGATAATTGTCGTCGGGCCAAGGTGGATGCCCCGGTTAATATAAGGGCGCTAAAGCGATTTGCCGTGGAAAAAGGAAAGAAAAGTAAATATCCACAGCGGGCAAGGAATTGCTTTGACAAAAAAGGGAGCATTCCCGGTGGTGATATTGCAATAATCGGGGCCGGGCCTTCTGGCCTGACCGCAGCTCATGATCTTGTGCAACGTGGATTTACGGTAACCGTTTTTGACCGTCACGATGAACCCGGTGGTCATTTTTTTGCGTCGATCCCTGTCTTCAGGTTGCCGCGGGAAGTTTTATCCGGTGATATAGCCATGCTGCAAGAAAGCGGTGTTGATATTCGATGCGGATTTGAAGTCGGAAAAGACGCCGGTCTTGAGGAGTTACGACGTAAATACCGGGCTGTGGTGCTGGCCGTGGGAATGCAGGAAAGTAAAATGCTGCCCATTCCTGGAGGAGAGCACCCTGCAGTACTTCCGGCATTACCGTTTCTTCAAAGAGCAAATTCAGGTAACCCCATGCCTGTTGGGCGAAGTGTTATTGTCATCGGTGGGGGAGATGTGGCCATGGATGTAGCTCGAACTGCTTTGCGGCAGGGGGTTAGTGAGGCAAATGTTGTTTGCCTGGAATCTCCGGAAGAGATGCCTGCCCATGCATGGGAGGTGCAAGAAGCACGTGAAGAGGGCGTCAGGCTGTATACCGGACTGGGCCCCAAGGAAATATTATTTTCAAGAGACGAGGGAGTTCAAGGTCTTGAAGTACAAAAAGTGCTGCGGGTCTTTGATGAAGAAGGCCGGTTTAACCCCTGTTTTGATACCGGTCAAACAAAAGTTATTAATGGTGATAACGTCATAGTTTCTGTAGGTCAGGCTGCCTCACTGAGTTGTGTTCGGGGTCGTTTGCAATTGGATAGTAGGGGTAACTTGATGGTCGACAGAGATACCTTGGCAGCAAGTGAGGATGGTTTTTTTGCCTGCGGCGAAGTAGCACAGGGGCCGGGGGCGGCCGTTTCAGCAATAGCATCTGGACACAAAGTTGCAGAGAGTATTGCTGCTTACCTATCTAAGACCGGGCCTCGGAAACCTAAGGCCATAGCAGTAATAGGTAATCTTCCCGACAAGGTATCAAAACATATAATCACACATAAGCGCAGGAATTTAAAGCATTTAAAGCCTGAAACCAGGGTTAAGAGTTTTGGGGTTTTTGAAATGGGGTTTAATGAAGAAAATGCATTAACTGAGGCAAGTAGATGCCTTCGCTGCGGGCTGGGTGCAGAGGTTGACATTTCCCGGTGTATAGGATGTCTAACCTGCCAGCGTATATGCCCTTATGGCGTGCCTGCAGTTGAAAGTAAGGCAAGCATATCACCTGATATATGCCAAGCTTGTGGCATGTGTGCTGCAGCGTGCCCGGCAGGGGCCATAACTATTCCGGGATTAAAAAGAGAATCAGATGGTGATTCCTATGATAGGTTTTCAAACCCAGCTAATCCTCCCCTGGTAATATATGCCTGCCGTAAGACCGTGGGCAGGAAAATAGTACCCGGAACGGTTACAGGCTATCCTGTGCTGAATAATGCAGTTATTAGAGTGCTTCCCTGTATAGGCGCTTTACGTAAAGACACTTTGCTTACCAATTTTGCCCGGGGGATCTGGGGAGTGGCCTTGATCTCATGCAGTGAGGGGTGTACCAGTGGAAGTCTGTATACTGCGGGAAGGGATGCTGAATTTAAGGCTTCTCTTACACTATTGGGTGAAATTGGTATTGATACAGGTCGTCTGGCTCATCTTAATGCAGAAAACCAGGAATCCGTAATCAATAAATTAACGGACTTTGCCCAAAAGGTAGCGACCATAGGTTCTTTGTGGTAA
- a CDS encoding transcription repressor NadR, with product MSIERRERIVIILNQSLQPVSGTDLAKKLGVSRQVIVQDVAILRAKGYDVMATPQGYILPNKDAEMYRKAVLAVKHMPRETMDELNILVDHGLKVLDVLVEHPLYGELKGYLMLESRRDVAKFVARVEAQSASLLSSLTGGVHLHTVQYRNAEDLDGARKALKEKGFLAGD from the coding sequence ATGAGCATAGAAAGAAGAGAAAGAATTGTTATAATTCTTAACCAAAGTTTACAGCCTGTCAGCGGTACAGACCTGGCCAAAAAGCTTGGGGTGAGCCGTCAGGTGATTGTGCAGGATGTGGCCATTTTGCGTGCCAAAGGCTATGATGTGATGGCAACGCCCCAAGGATATATTTTACCCAATAAAGATGCGGAGATGTACAGGAAAGCAGTATTGGCTGTTAAACATATGCCTCGGGAAACAATGGATGAGTTAAATATTCTGGTTGACCACGGTCTTAAAGTACTTGATGTCCTGGTGGAACACCCCCTTTATGGCGAGTTAAAAGGGTATCTGATGTTGGAGTCCAGGCGTGATGTGGCAAAATTCGTAGCAAGGGTTGAGGCGCAATCAGCCTCCTTGCTGTCATCTCTTACCGGTGGAGTTCATTTGCACACCGTACAATATCGCAATGCAGAGGATTTGGACGGTGCGCGAAAAGCTCTAAAAGAAAAAGGTTTCTTAGCTGGTGACTGA
- the nadC gene encoding carboxylating nicotinate-nucleotide diphosphorylase, with product MGKVQIVLGRHRIFKLKRVSLLQLEKIVRRALEEDLGRGDITSEAIVSRDISGSGSFLCKSNGILAGMAYARTAFHLLDSDVKLEPFVNDGGAVTKGSVIGRVYGNARSILSAERVALNFLQRLSGIATATASAVKAVEPFGTRIVDTRKTTPGLRLAEKYAVRVGGGSNHRMGLDDAVLIKDNHIEIAGGIKRAVRLARENVGHLVKIEVETETLEQVQEALESGADVIMLDNMTCDCMKEAVNLVSGRVLVEASGGLTPDVVANVAAAGVDVISLGWITHSAQPLDISLELHTVK from the coding sequence ATGGGAAAAGTTCAGATAGTCTTAGGCCGGCATCGAATATTTAAATTAAAAAGGGTGAGCTTATTGCAACTTGAGAAAATAGTGAGACGGGCCCTGGAAGAAGACTTGGGTCGCGGTGATATAACCAGTGAGGCTATTGTCTCACGTGATATAAGTGGCTCAGGCAGTTTCTTATGTAAATCAAACGGTATTTTGGCCGGTATGGCATATGCACGCACTGCTTTTCATTTGTTGGACTCAGATGTTAAATTAGAGCCTTTTGTTAATGATGGAGGTGCCGTGACAAAAGGAAGTGTTATTGGTCGGGTATATGGGAATGCACGCAGTATTTTGTCTGCGGAGAGGGTAGCCTTAAATTTTCTTCAACGTTTATCAGGTATTGCTACTGCCACGGCATCAGCCGTAAAAGCAGTGGAACCATTCGGTACCCGGATAGTAGATACTCGTAAAACGACTCCCGGACTGCGGCTAGCGGAAAAATATGCAGTGAGAGTAGGGGGAGGAAGCAATCACCGTATGGGATTGGATGACGCTGTATTAATAAAAGACAACCACATTGAAATTGCGGGTGGTATTAAGAGAGCTGTACGCCTGGCCCGGGAAAATGTGGGTCATCTTGTGAAGATAGAAGTGGAGACAGAAACATTGGAACAGGTGCAAGAGGCCTTAGAGTCAGGGGCCGATGTGATCATGTTGGACAACATGACTTGTGATTGTATGAAAGAAGCGGTAAATTTGGTTTCCGGCAGAGTGTTAGTTGAAGCTTCCGGCGGTTTAACGCCGGATGTGGTTGCTAATGTGGCAGCGGCAGGGGTGGATGTTATTTCACTGGGCTGGATAACCCACTCGGCCCAACCGCTGGATATAAGTTTGGAATTGCATACAGTTAAATAA
- a CDS encoding ADP-ribosyl-[dinitrogen reductase] hydrolase: protein MKEYIKGALYGAAIGDALGGPVEYMKKEDIKSKFGTLRDMVGGGRNNLEPGQFTDDTHMLLHVAEGILTNPMYPVEEIGRRFIAWYREQPDYVGPTTALSFKNYLQVGNWKDAARATATTINKMDSNGGLMRTLAVTFGYQKDTSLMAYWSKEIASMTHYSEEGAACCIFYNYLVYLASRASIAKREMITKSLQFTDEQCKKYGLYPSNFFWFIVKCVQSGTEELLPKGNALYTVGTAVQCFLQEDSFEDILVSAINRGEDADTAGTVTGGLAGAYYGFEGIPERWVGLLKGKERLNRISAGFAAMK from the coding sequence ATGAAGGAATATATTAAAGGTGCGTTGTATGGTGCTGCCATAGGGGACGCTCTTGGAGGTCCCGTAGAGTACATGAAAAAGGAAGACATAAAAAGCAAGTTTGGAACTTTGAGGGATATGGTAGGGGGCGGCAGGAATAATCTGGAGCCAGGGCAATTTACTGATGATACCCATATGCTTTTACATGTGGCAGAAGGAATATTGACCAATCCCATGTACCCGGTGGAGGAAATCGGGAGACGTTTCATAGCTTGGTATAGAGAACAGCCCGATTATGTTGGCCCCACAACTGCGCTCTCATTTAAGAACTATTTACAGGTGGGTAATTGGAAGGATGCTGCCAGGGCAACTGCAACGACAATAAACAAAATGGATAGTAACGGTGGTTTGATGCGTACACTAGCAGTCACCTTTGGTTACCAAAAGGATACAAGTTTAATGGCTTATTGGTCCAAGGAAATTGCAAGTATGACCCATTACAGTGAAGAAGGGGCAGCGTGCTGCATCTTTTACAATTACCTTGTCTATCTAGCTTCCCGGGCGTCTATAGCCAAGCGAGAAATGATTACGAAGAGCCTGCAATTTACTGATGAGCAATGTAAAAAATACGGTTTATATCCTTCCAATTTTTTTTGGTTCATAGTTAAATGCGTGCAGTCAGGAACTGAGGAATTGTTGCCCAAGGGTAATGCCTTATACACCGTGGGTACTGCGGTACAATGCTTCTTACAGGAAGATTCTTTTGAGGATATTTTAGTGTCCGCAATAAACAGGGGAGAGGACGCTGATACGGCAGGTACGGTGACAGGCGGGCTGGCCGGTGCTTATTACGGGTTTGAGGGCATTCCTGAACGTTGGGTCGGTCTATTAAAAGGAAAAGAAAGATTGAATAGAATCTCGGCAGGCTTTGCGGCAATGAAATAA
- a CDS encoding DUF421 domain-containing protein produces MPYIAAVGKAILIFFLLLFIMRVIGKAGFAKLSPSDATLILIIAAVIGTPLVKPGHPLSYTLLVLGTVVILQFIFSRLSLVDKLRPWLESKPTVIILDGKISFENMKNNQFDMDQLLSALRLRGIRSINEVELGTLEPSGQFSVMKNSNISEHLLEEDSTCKQLKEEALKQFQSQGLNMKPRNQQDKPLDS; encoded by the coding sequence ATGCCATACATTGCAGCTGTGGGTAAAGCCATCTTGATATTCTTCCTATTGCTGTTTATCATGCGCGTTATCGGGAAAGCGGGTTTCGCAAAGCTTTCCCCCAGTGATGCCACATTAATATTAATTATTGCAGCAGTAATTGGAACTCCGCTGGTAAAGCCAGGCCATCCACTATCTTACACCCTCTTGGTTTTAGGGACTGTGGTAATCTTGCAGTTCATTTTCTCCCGCCTGTCACTAGTGGATAAGTTAAGACCCTGGTTGGAAAGCAAGCCCACAGTGATTATTTTAGATGGTAAAATTTCTTTTGAAAACATGAAGAATAACCAATTTGACATGGACCAGCTTCTTTCAGCTCTGCGCTTACGCGGCATAAGAAGCATAAACGAAGTAGAACTGGGAACACTTGAACCCTCCGGGCAATTCAGTGTAATGAAAAACTCAAATATAAGTGAACATCTTCTGGAAGAGGATTCTACTTGCAAACAATTAAAAGAGGAAGCCTTAAAGCAGTTCCAAAGTCAGGGACTAAATATGAAACCCCGCAACCAGCAAGATAAACCACTGGATTCATAA
- a CDS encoding L-aspartate oxidase, producing the protein MCDLQHIEVDYVIIGSGAAGLSCALKASESGTVALLTKETMPSGNTPLAQGGIATVLGEKDTYEMHIQDTLYAGAGECDLNAVEVLVKDGAKRVKQLFQMGFPFDKSIDGKPLMGREGAHSVPRVISSRGDGSGKALAETLWSEVKSRENILFYEQTFVLELLVSNNECTGLFALDMEKGGAFIFYCRSVVLATGGCGQIFAHTTNNINCTGDGFALAYRAGAKLENMEFIQFHPTALKVAENPMFLISEAVRGKGAVLVNGKGERFMERYHSWAELAPRDIVARGIFAELSSGNQVFLDVSPLGKKFAKLFPSIFQACKKRGLSLPEDLVPVVPAAHFIMGGIRTDLNGRTSIKGLYACGEVASTGVHGANRLASNSLLEGLVFGHRVGGAVACEQFRSNKMHSAVLRAKSFNRKAIDTGDNKFIFALRELMWCKVGLVRSEEGLTDAVEQLEEMERNLLGVQNITATNMLTVACLIARNALARRETLGSHYRSDFSDGKSSDSLRPASNI; encoded by the coding sequence GTGTGTGATTTGCAGCACATCGAAGTTGATTATGTCATCATTGGAAGCGGAGCAGCAGGCCTTTCTTGTGCATTAAAGGCCTCTGAATCCGGAACGGTGGCGTTACTGACCAAAGAAACAATGCCTTCAGGGAATACGCCTCTGGCTCAGGGGGGCATTGCAACGGTTTTGGGAGAAAAAGATACATATGAAATGCATATTCAAGATACCCTGTATGCCGGTGCCGGGGAATGTGATCTCAATGCGGTAGAGGTGCTGGTAAAGGACGGGGCAAAAAGGGTTAAGCAACTTTTTCAGATGGGATTTCCTTTTGATAAATCAATAGACGGTAAGCCTCTAATGGGGCGCGAAGGGGCTCATTCCGTGCCCCGGGTAATTTCATCTCGGGGAGACGGCTCCGGAAAAGCGTTGGCTGAGACATTGTGGAGTGAGGTGAAAAGCCGTGAAAATATACTTTTCTATGAGCAGACGTTTGTGCTGGAACTTTTAGTGTCCAATAATGAGTGTACGGGTTTGTTTGCCCTTGATATGGAAAAGGGTGGTGCGTTTATCTTTTACTGCCGTAGTGTGGTTTTGGCTACAGGTGGTTGTGGTCAGATTTTTGCCCACACCACTAACAATATTAATTGTACCGGTGACGGGTTTGCACTTGCTTACCGGGCCGGGGCAAAGTTGGAGAATATGGAGTTTATTCAATTTCATCCTACGGCACTTAAGGTTGCTGAAAACCCTATGTTTCTTATCTCCGAGGCTGTACGCGGAAAAGGGGCTGTGCTTGTAAACGGTAAGGGTGAGCGTTTTATGGAGCGGTATCACTCATGGGCGGAATTAGCGCCGCGGGATATTGTGGCCAGGGGAATTTTTGCTGAATTAAGCAGTGGTAATCAGGTGTTTCTTGACGTTTCTCCCTTGGGAAAAAAATTTGCTAAGCTTTTTCCGTCAATATTCCAGGCCTGTAAAAAGCGAGGATTGAGTCTGCCTGAGGATCTGGTTCCAGTAGTGCCTGCCGCCCATTTTATCATGGGCGGAATCAGAACCGATTTAAATGGGCGTACAAGTATAAAGGGGCTTTATGCCTGTGGGGAAGTGGCTAGTACCGGAGTGCATGGTGCTAACCGTTTAGCTAGCAATTCGTTGTTGGAAGGGTTAGTCTTCGGACACCGGGTAGGTGGGGCAGTTGCCTGTGAACAATTTAGGTCAAATAAGATGCATTCGGCTGTGTTGCGCGCAAAGAGCTTTAACCGGAAGGCAATTGATACAGGTGATAATAAGTTTATTTTTGCCTTGCGTGAATTAATGTGGTGTAAGGTGGGGTTAGTACGGTCTGAAGAGGGACTTACAGATGCTGTTGAGCAACTAGAAGAGATGGAAAGGAATTTGTTAGGGGTACAAAATATTACCGCTACAAACATGCTTACGGTGGCCTGTTTAATAGCTAGAAATGCCTTGGCCCGCCGGGAAACCCTGGGAAGTCATTATCGATCTGATTTTTCGGATGGGAAAAGTTCAGATAGTCTTAGGCCGGCATCGAATATTTAA
- the nadA gene encoding quinolinate synthase NadA, translated as MFTQLAPNKYQGQMYSQLSDEEIKYKIMEAKGKLGSKLLVLGHHYQHDSVIQFADLKGDSFLLARQAAECKEALYIVFLGVNFMAETADIVTTGEQKVIIPDTAAGCIMADMAGTGQVKQCWAEIQKYFPGEVIPITYVNSSAQVKAFCGENGGLTCTSSSAESAFRWALQKGKRILFFPDEHLGRNAGKKIGISLTDMALWDRHKGLLKGCDNPRLILWNGYCPVHQEFSPQRVCEVRKDHPGIKVVVHPECSYETVEEADESGSTEYIIKCIRESSPGSSWAVGTEINLVQRLADTYKDKKIISLNDKVRPCPDMMKIHPRNLLCCLENLVSGKVENQVKVDLETAGWAKVALQRMLSIR; from the coding sequence ATGTTTACTCAATTAGCTCCAAACAAATACCAAGGCCAAATGTACAGTCAGTTGTCTGACGAGGAAATCAAATACAAAATCATGGAAGCAAAAGGAAAACTAGGCTCAAAGCTATTGGTGTTGGGACACCATTACCAACATGACAGTGTTATTCAATTCGCCGACCTCAAGGGTGACTCATTTCTATTGGCCCGCCAGGCGGCGGAATGCAAAGAAGCCCTTTACATTGTTTTTCTTGGTGTAAATTTTATGGCCGAAACTGCCGATATAGTCACTACTGGAGAACAAAAAGTGATTATCCCGGATACGGCGGCAGGCTGCATTATGGCCGATATGGCCGGAACCGGACAAGTTAAGCAGTGTTGGGCGGAAATACAAAAATATTTTCCTGGGGAAGTTATTCCCATTACTTATGTAAATTCTTCGGCTCAAGTGAAGGCTTTTTGCGGGGAAAATGGAGGCTTAACTTGTACTTCTTCCAGTGCCGAATCAGCTTTCAGGTGGGCATTACAAAAGGGTAAGAGGATTTTATTCTTTCCCGATGAGCACTTAGGCCGTAATGCAGGCAAGAAAATCGGAATTAGTCTTACGGATATGGCTTTATGGGACCGCCATAAAGGCTTACTTAAGGGCTGTGATAATCCCCGTCTTATTTTGTGGAATGGGTATTGTCCCGTACACCAAGAATTTAGCCCACAACGGGTTTGTGAAGTTAGGAAAGACCATCCCGGCATTAAAGTGGTAGTGCACCCGGAATGTTCTTACGAAACTGTGGAAGAGGCAGATGAAAGTGGCTCAACTGAGTATATTATTAAGTGTATACGTGAATCTTCGCCGGGTTCGTCATGGGCTGTGGGAACGGAGATTAATCTGGTTCAAAGGCTTGCTGATACGTACAAGGATAAAAAAATAATTTCATTAAATGATAAGGTAAGACCGTGTCCGGATATGATGAAAATACACCCACGCAACTTACTTTGCTGTTTGGAAAATTTAGTGTCCGGGAAGGTGGAAAACCAGGTGAAAGTTGATTTAGAAACTGCCGGGTGGGCAAAAGTAGCGCTGCAAAGAATGCTTTCTATACGGTAA
- a CDS encoding two pore domain potassium channel family protein — translation MDHRLWLQTISSPGIFADYYPRFCRSLPLFGPYWLGRYQWANTNIWDYVYFSGITFLTVGYGDIIPSSIPAKVIALLVGFVGLGSYSLFIAMMARKMFKF, via the coding sequence ATGGACCACCGGTTATGGTTACAAACCATTTCGTCTCCTGGCATCTTCGCTGATTATTATCCACGTTTTTGCCGCAGCCTTCCTCTTTTTGGACCTTATTGGCTGGGGAGGTATCAGTGGGCGAACACAAATATCTGGGATTATGTTTACTTTAGCGGCATAACATTTTTGACCGTTGGCTACGGAGATATTATACCTTCGTCAATACCAGCTAAAGTGATTGCTCTTTTAGTAGGGTTTGTAGGACTCGGCTCATATTCTTTATTTATAGCTATGATGGCTCGAAAAATGTTTAAATTTTAA